Proteins encoded within one genomic window of Microtus ochrogaster isolate Prairie Vole_2 linkage group LG4, MicOch1.0, whole genome shotgun sequence:
- the Fam124b gene encoding protein FAM124B → MDETQESLALTVHLLADTGNGSLLQQALDQLLDCICPEVRLFLVSERARPVNYHERYHPRRARFPGMSVSLFLQESLGQERLFRVLDFLQHSPWQGFPTQHAQGRPCTYLPANQEFYSLHNQMPVWGIRPVHCGTDILRVTLYCSFDNYEDAIRLYEMILQRDATVQKSNFCVFVLYATNGFSLQLSLKQLPLGMPVDPKESSVLQFKVQEIGQLVPLLPNPCVPISSTRWQTQDYDGNKILLQVQPKPGLGVRNAECSFLNGGLSGDVHRQCSRLNSDSTPRTLEPRSRRSRSRRFKVHSLELPQPSGTSESSSDPFWSSPGRSSLADSSETGLRQYRLSVPMEPEMRMHALQENSFQKLEAETNVDTGFTVINSKPRQSFMRLPRDFQSNQPPCCLSGSSFEATASSNQRVVKDRLRPLSLPGQRDFGIKKRISKCAHHLPVQGEEKEEFFI, encoded by the exons ATGGACGAGACACAGGAGTCGCTAGCCTTGACTGTGCATCTTCTTGCTGACACTGGGAACGGCTCGCTTCTGCAGCAGGCGCTGGACCAACTCCTGGATTGCATCTGCCCAGAGGTGCGTCTCTTCCTGGTGTCTGAACGGGCCAGACCAGTGAATTACCATGAAAGGTACCACCCCCGGAGGGCCCGTTTCCCAGGGATGTCTGTTTCGCTCTTTCTTCAGGAAAGCCTAGGACAGGAGCGTCTGTTTCGAGTCTTGGACTTCCTACAACATTCACCCTGGCAGGGTTTCCCTACCCAGCATGCACAGGGGAGGCCTTGTACTTATCTCCCTGCCAACCAGGAATTCTACAGTCTGCACAACCAGATGCCAGTGTGGGGCATAAGGCCAGTGCATTGTGGCACTGATATCCTCAGAGTGACTCTGTACTGCAGTTTTGACAACTATGAGGATGCCATCAGGCTGTATGAGATGATCTTGCAGAGAGACGCCACCGTGCAGAAGAGCAACTTCTGTGTCTTTGTTCTCTATGCCACCAACGGCTTCAGCCTGCAGCTCTCTCTGAAGCAGCTGCCTCTGGGAATGCCAGTGGATCCCAAAGAGTCTTCCGTGCTGCAGTTCAAGGTTCAAGAGATTGGCCAGCTGGTGCCTCTTCTACCCAATCCCTGTGTTCCCATCAGCAGCACCAGGTGGCAGACTCAGGACTATGACGGCAATAAGATTCTGCTGCAG GTCCAACCGAAGCCAGGACTTGGTGTTAGAAATGCTGAGTGCTCCTTCCTGAATGGCGGCCTCAGCGGTGACGTGCATCGACAGTGCTCCAGGCTGAACTCTGACTCCACACCGAGAACCTTAGAGCCACGGAGCCGGAGGAGCAGGAGCCGGAGGTTCAAAGTACATTCTCTGGAGCTTCCACAGCCCAGTGGGACATCGGAAAGCTCTAGCGACCCTTTCTGGAGTAGCCCTGGCCGGTCCTCCCTGGCAGATAGCTCAGAGACAGGCTTGCGGCAGTACCGCCTGTCTGTCCCCATGGAGCCTGAGATGCGAATGCATGCCCTTCAGGAAAACAGCTTCCAGAAACTCGAGGCAGAGACAAACGTTGACACTGGCTTCACCGTCATCAATTCCAAACCCAGGCAATCTTTTATGAGATTGCCCAGGGATTTTCAGAGCAATCAGCCACCATGCTGCTTGTCCGGCTCTTCCTTCGAGGCGACTGCTTCCTCAAACCAAAGAGTCGTAAAGGACAGACTCCGTCCTCTGTCACTTCCTGGTCAAAGGGACTTTGGTATAAAGAAGAGAATCTCAAAATGTGCCCACCATCTTCCTGTCCAGGGCgaagagaaagaagaattctTCATCTAG